In Halobacteriovorax marinus SJ, the following proteins share a genomic window:
- a CDS encoding F0F1 ATP synthase subunit B family protein has translation MLKLIALILTVADVQAAGGGHGGHISELILPAWNFVPLLIVMIVLLRKPISAAFTKNAEEVEALYNVAEEKDKEAQIKLDMYEKKMNSLKSESEKIMKETKEQIEKFEKQNAEETVNMIQKLNEDADQKVAYEKDQAVRAINASLVDQVISKAKSKINENKEYKDKVTNKLVSEI, from the coding sequence ATGTTGAAGTTAATTGCTTTAATTCTAACTGTTGCTGATGTTCAAGCAGCTGGTGGTGGTCACGGTGGCCATATTTCTGAACTTATTCTTCCTGCGTGGAACTTTGTCCCTCTTTTAATCGTTATGATTGTTTTACTTAGAAAGCCAATTAGTGCCGCGTTCACTAAGAATGCTGAAGAAGTAGAAGCTCTTTATAATGTTGCTGAGGAGAAAGACAAAGAAGCTCAAATCAAGCTTGATATGTATGAAAAGAAAATGAACTCTCTAAAGTCTGAGTCTGAAAAGATTATGAAAGAGACAAAAGAGCAGATCGAAAAATTTGAAAAGCAAAATGCTGAAGAAACAGTAAATATGATTCAGAAGCTAAATGAAGATGCTGATCAAAAAGTCGCTTACGAAAAGGATCAGGCCGTAAGAGCAATTAATGCATCTTTAGTTGATCAAGTTATTTCAAAAGCAAAATCAAAAATAAACGAAAACAAAGAATATAAAGATAAAGTTACTAATAAATTAGTATCTGAAATCTAA